In a single window of the Microbacterium sp. SL75 genome:
- a CDS encoding APC family permease, translated as MSRAVTDESRVDGEETPIAKRILIGEPLTSEKLDEQLLPKKMALPIFASDALSSVAYAPQELLMILLIGGTTLLTLSPWVAVAVVTLLVVVVLSYRQLIKAYPSGGGDYEVASKNLGEVPGVIVAAALLVDYVLTVAVSVASGVDNIISALPELNPFRVEIAVGFVILIVIVNLRGVREASSVFAIPTYLFIGSVGVMIVVGLARTLLGDAPHASSADYGVQAESLTQAALILLVLRAFSSGCSALTGVEAVSNGVPAFRMPKIRNAQTTLTLMGGIAIVLFAGLTMLALISGVHYAENPCHLIGFDCANNPQPSLMAQVAAATFGMNSIPFFIIQAATACVLLLAANTAFNGFPLLGAVLARDGYAPKALNTRGDRLVYSNGMIILGIVAIGVLIVYQANLTTLIQLYIIGVFVSFSLGQIGMVKHWRRVLRGLKELTPEAAKQQSAAIERRSAVSGLWINSVGAAMTVLVLLIVTITKFTHGAWLVFIAIPILAVLMIGVNRYYRDVEHEIRMDETVHFGSSGDVAIVLVNRLQKPVMKAIDYALAANHQKTLAVHVAITDEDAAKLQKEWAEHDMPIPLVIIDSPYRTYTSPVSTFIKKYRENNGSAVVTVYLPQFIVGHWWESILHNRRSRRLAHQLMLVHGVSITLVPWLLDSSEVIYGRRSRPLPGQQRGGQPVAEVTAHRPKKTPPGSAS; from the coding sequence GTGTCGCGCGCCGTGACTGACGAAAGTCGCGTTGACGGCGAAGAGACGCCGATCGCGAAACGCATCCTGATCGGCGAGCCCCTCACCTCCGAGAAACTCGACGAGCAGCTCCTCCCGAAGAAGATGGCGCTGCCGATCTTCGCGTCCGACGCGCTGTCCTCCGTGGCCTACGCGCCACAGGAGCTGCTGATGATCCTGCTCATCGGCGGAACGACCCTGCTGACCCTGAGTCCGTGGGTCGCCGTCGCCGTCGTGACGCTGCTCGTCGTGGTCGTGCTGAGCTACCGGCAGCTCATCAAGGCCTACCCCTCGGGCGGCGGCGACTACGAGGTCGCGAGCAAGAACCTCGGCGAGGTGCCCGGCGTGATCGTGGCAGCGGCCCTGCTCGTCGACTACGTGCTCACGGTCGCCGTGTCGGTGGCATCCGGAGTCGACAACATCATCTCGGCCCTGCCGGAGTTGAATCCGTTCCGCGTCGAGATCGCCGTCGGTTTCGTCATCCTCATCGTGATCGTGAACCTTCGCGGCGTGCGCGAGGCATCGAGCGTCTTCGCGATTCCGACCTACCTGTTCATCGGGTCGGTCGGCGTGATGATCGTCGTGGGCCTCGCGCGCACACTGCTCGGAGACGCGCCGCACGCCTCGAGCGCCGACTACGGCGTGCAGGCGGAATCGTTGACGCAAGCGGCGCTGATCCTGTTGGTGCTGCGCGCGTTCTCGAGCGGCTGCTCCGCCTTGACCGGCGTCGAGGCCGTGTCGAACGGCGTGCCCGCCTTCCGCATGCCGAAGATCCGCAACGCCCAGACGACGCTGACCCTGATGGGCGGCATCGCCATCGTGCTGTTCGCGGGCCTGACGATGCTGGCCCTCATCTCGGGCGTGCACTACGCCGAGAACCCCTGCCACCTCATCGGCTTCGACTGTGCGAACAACCCGCAACCGAGCCTCATGGCCCAGGTCGCCGCCGCGACCTTCGGCATGAACAGCATCCCGTTCTTCATCATCCAAGCCGCCACGGCGTGCGTGCTGCTGCTCGCCGCCAACACCGCCTTCAACGGCTTCCCGCTGCTCGGCGCGGTGCTCGCGCGCGACGGATACGCCCCCAAGGCCCTCAACACCCGCGGTGACCGCCTGGTCTACTCCAACGGCATGATCATCCTGGGCATCGTCGCCATCGGCGTGCTCATCGTCTACCAGGCCAACCTCACGACGCTGATCCAGCTCTACATCATCGGTGTCTTCGTCTCGTTCTCGCTCGGCCAGATCGGCATGGTCAAACACTGGCGTCGCGTGCTGCGAGGGTTGAAGGAGCTCACTCCCGAGGCGGCGAAGCAGCAGTCCGCCGCGATCGAGCGTCGCTCCGCCGTCTCGGGCCTGTGGATCAACTCCGTCGGTGCGGCCATGACCGTGCTGGTGCTGCTGATCGTCACGATCACGAAGTTCACGCACGGCGCATGGCTGGTGTTCATCGCGATCCCGATCCTCGCGGTGCTGATGATCGGCGTGAACCGCTACTACCGCGACGTCGAGCACGAGATCCGCATGGACGAGACCGTGCACTTCGGCTCGTCGGGAGACGTGGCGATCGTGCTGGTGAACCGGCTGCAGAAGCCCGTGATGAAGGCGATCGACTACGCACTGGCCGCCAACCACCAGAAGACGCTCGCGGTGCACGTCGCCATCACCGACGAAGACGCGGCCAAGCTGCAGAAGGAGTGGGCCGAGCACGATATGCCCATCCCTCTGGTCATCATCGACTCCCCGTACCGCACGTACACCTCGCCGGTGTCGACCTTCATCAAGAAGTACCGCGAGAACAACGGCTCGGCCGTGGTCACGGTGTACCTGCCGCAGTTCATCGTCGGCCACTGGTGGGAGTCGATCCTGCACAACCGCCGCTCGCGCCGCCTCGCGCACCAGCTCATGCTCGTGCACGGCGTCTCGATCACGCTCGTGCCGTGGCTGCTCGACTCGTCCGAGGTCATCTACGGACGCCGCTCGCGGCCCCTCCCGGGCCAGCAGCGCGGCGGTCAGCCGGTGGCCGAGGTCACGGCTCACCGCCC
- a CDS encoding serine hydrolase domain-containing protein, with amino-acid sequence MTRAAALRDALVARIDDTGFAAHGVHVRVGDDVAMHRWTPDVREEIHSVAKAVAVLAAGIAADEGIVSLDDPVRSMLPAATEVTLRDLLSMSSGIDLPWSETMMTDWPDLAAEFLSRPSSGRVFQYSNASTYTAMAALSQRTGDIEDFLRPRLFAPMGWTDVSWRRCPNGRVLGGEGLELRTAELARLGLLIRDGGVIDGHRVVSEGIVDAMHSGWIDTGSPGAGYRRYALAGWDGPGDAWRLHGAHGQLVVFAGDAVVTVTAHDHGGADAVAEFIGNTAAK; translated from the coding sequence ATGACCCGCGCCGCCGCCCTTCGCGACGCGCTCGTCGCTCGTATCGACGACACCGGCTTCGCCGCGCACGGCGTGCACGTGCGCGTGGGCGACGACGTCGCGATGCACCGGTGGACGCCGGATGTGCGGGAGGAGATCCACTCCGTCGCGAAGGCCGTCGCGGTGCTGGCGGCCGGAATCGCCGCCGACGAGGGAATCGTGTCGCTCGACGACCCGGTTCGCTCGATGCTGCCCGCGGCGACCGAGGTGACGCTGCGTGACCTGCTCTCGATGTCGAGCGGCATCGATCTGCCGTGGTCCGAGACGATGATGACCGACTGGCCCGATCTCGCCGCGGAGTTCTTGTCTCGCCCCTCGAGCGGCCGGGTGTTCCAATACTCGAACGCCAGCACCTATACGGCGATGGCCGCGTTGTCGCAGCGGACCGGCGACATCGAGGACTTCCTGCGCCCGCGCCTGTTCGCCCCGATGGGATGGACCGATGTGTCGTGGCGCCGCTGCCCGAACGGTCGCGTCCTCGGCGGCGAGGGCCTCGAGCTGCGCACCGCCGAGCTGGCGCGTCTCGGTCTGCTCATCCGCGACGGCGGCGTCATCGACGGCCATCGGGTGGTCTCGGAGGGGATCGTGGATGCCATGCACTCGGGGTGGATCGATACCGGCAGCCCCGGCGCCGGGTACCGTCGCTACGCCCTCGCCGGGTGGGACGGACCGGGCGACGCCTGGCGCCTGCACGGCGCCCACGGGCAGCTCGTCGTCTTCGCCGGCGACGCCGTCGTCACGGTGACCGCGCACGATCACGGCGGCGCTGACGCGGTCGCGGAATTCATCGGGAATACGGCCGCGAAGTGA